A genomic region of Caulobacter vibrioides contains the following coding sequences:
- a CDS encoding IMCp domain-containing protein, whose translation MISLKTLCRLGAATLAALSLSAAPALADGFPGAPARSPVPKQATPKPRTKIVYVDRPVVVEKRVPVYIDRPTTQIVEKVVEKPVIIERPVVVEKRIEVPVEKLVQVPVEKTVYVDRPVEKLVYVDRPVEKKVYVDRVVEKRVEVPVEKIVEKVVEKPVYVDRPVPTDKPGEVVEKIIQVPIYVYVDRPVPTPSQGCAQPCGYVERPAPCANPCGSVAPAPCASRCDIHWRPAPPPSCSHPCGPIQVPPPCASPCGYGGVIEHREERSSYDERHDGYAELPPLPMGYVGSASGGRGGGYGGVGLIGGGGWRSGAYGGASASARASATASATATTSIRIGGGGGGCSGCGGKRH comes from the coding sequence GTGATCAGCCTCAAGACCCTTTGCCGACTGGGCGCCGCCACGCTCGCCGCGCTGTCGCTGAGCGCCGCGCCCGCCCTGGCCGACGGCTTCCCCGGCGCGCCAGCGCGCAGCCCGGTCCCGAAACAGGCCACGCCCAAGCCGCGCACCAAGATCGTCTATGTCGATCGCCCGGTCGTCGTGGAAAAGCGCGTGCCCGTCTATATCGACCGTCCCACGACCCAGATCGTCGAGAAGGTGGTCGAAAAGCCGGTGATCATCGAGCGCCCGGTGGTCGTCGAAAAGCGTATCGAGGTGCCGGTCGAGAAGCTGGTCCAGGTTCCTGTCGAGAAGACAGTCTATGTCGATCGACCGGTCGAGAAGCTCGTCTATGTCGACCGGCCGGTTGAGAAAAAGGTCTACGTCGATCGCGTGGTTGAAAAGCGGGTCGAGGTCCCCGTCGAGAAGATCGTCGAAAAGGTCGTGGAAAAGCCGGTCTATGTGGATCGGCCCGTGCCGACGGATAAGCCGGGCGAAGTGGTCGAGAAGATCATCCAGGTGCCGATCTACGTCTATGTCGATCGCCCGGTCCCGACGCCGTCACAGGGCTGCGCCCAGCCGTGCGGCTATGTCGAGCGTCCCGCGCCCTGCGCCAATCCTTGCGGTTCTGTCGCGCCGGCGCCGTGCGCCAGCCGTTGCGACATCCATTGGCGGCCCGCGCCGCCGCCCAGCTGCAGCCATCCTTGCGGACCGATCCAGGTCCCGCCGCCCTGCGCCAGCCCTTGCGGCTATGGCGGGGTGATCGAGCACCGCGAAGAGCGCTCGTCCTACGATGAGCGCCATGACGGCTACGCCGAGCTTCCGCCCTTGCCGATGGGCTATGTCGGGAGCGCCTCGGGCGGTCGCGGCGGCGGCTATGGCGGGGTGGGCCTGATCGGCGGCGGCGGCTGGCGCAGCGGGGCCTACGGCGGCGCTTCGGCCTCGGCCCGCGCTTCGGCCACCGCGTCGGCGACGGCCACGACCTCGATCCGGATCGGCGGGGGTGGCGGCGGCTGTTCGGGCTGCGGCGGCAAGCGCCACTAG
- a CDS encoding DUF6481 family protein, producing the protein MISTYDTKFSTRLETAAAAKALLIAKLRPKATVTDPLFAQREALRAVELNAVRAARLQTRADAKQAIAEAQEAAVQAQAALEAEALAAKRGARKERKVLSAADAKAKRDAKYAARQARR; encoded by the coding sequence ATGATCTCGACCTACGATACGAAATTCTCCACGCGCCTCGAAACCGCCGCAGCCGCCAAGGCGCTGCTGATCGCCAAGCTGCGCCCCAAGGCGACGGTCACCGACCCGCTGTTTGCGCAGCGTGAGGCCTTGCGGGCGGTGGAGCTCAACGCGGTCCGGGCGGCGCGCCTGCAGACGCGCGCCGACGCCAAGCAGGCGATCGCCGAGGCGCAAGAGGCCGCCGTTCAAGCGCAGGCCGCCCTCGAAGCCGAAGCTCTGGCCGCCAAGCGTGGCGCCCGCAAGGAACGCAAGGTTCTCAGCGCCGCTGACGCCAAGGCCAAGCGTGACGCCAAGTACGCTGCGCGCCAAGCCCGCCGCTAA
- the cobT gene encoding cobaltochelatase subunit CobT, with protein MASKPESPTEPFKRALAHAARSLAETPDLEVVFSGDGPQLLGNRAVLPHPPRDLNSREAARIRGLADQMALRLAHHDPLAHARARPSSPDGQAAFESIEQARLEAIGANALGGVRANLTAALEARLEKQGLTRTVATDRQSAPMAEILGLMVRERLTGDAPPDGAKALVDILRNDIEARAGKDLDRLAAAIDDQAAFAKVTREILRDLDLSEDMADATESADEEDGEDDAPTENSDEDQGEGEGEQQEGSAPQESEATDRESEAGDEEMVQSDQEGEPEESDESPEMGDGAKPARPDTSASQGGEPQYKIFTTAHDEIVGAEDLCDAEELTRLRAYLDQQLSALSSVVSRLANKLQRRLLAQQNRSWTFDLEEGMLDVARLTRVIIDPTAPLSFKQEEDQEFRDTVVTLLIDNSGSMRGRPIMVAAICADILARTLERCGVKTEVLGFTTRAWKGGTGRDEWIKAGKPAAPGRLNDLRHIIYKAADAPWRRARKNLGLMMREGLLKENIDGEALMWAHQRIIARPEQRRILMVISDGAPVDDSTLSVNSGHYLERHLRQVIAEIEGKSPVELIAIGIGHDVTRYYRRAVTIVDVEQLGGVLVEQLAALFEEEPRQIARARGLLAPPPVVMPQASKAAGKVPA; from the coding sequence ATGGCCTCCAAGCCCGAAAGCCCGACCGAACCCTTCAAGCGCGCCCTGGCGCACGCCGCGCGCTCGCTCGCCGAGACGCCGGACCTGGAGGTCGTGTTCTCGGGCGATGGCCCCCAGCTCTTGGGCAACCGGGCGGTGCTGCCCCATCCCCCGCGTGATCTGAACAGCCGCGAGGCCGCCCGCATCCGGGGCCTGGCCGACCAGATGGCCCTGCGCCTGGCGCACCACGACCCCCTGGCCCACGCCCGCGCGCGGCCCAGCTCCCCGGACGGCCAGGCCGCCTTCGAGTCGATCGAGCAGGCGCGGCTGGAGGCGATCGGCGCCAACGCGCTTGGCGGCGTGCGCGCCAACCTGACCGCCGCGCTGGAGGCCCGGCTGGAAAAGCAGGGTCTGACCCGCACGGTCGCCACCGATCGCCAGTCCGCGCCGATGGCCGAGATCCTGGGCCTGATGGTGCGCGAGCGCCTCACCGGCGATGCGCCGCCCGACGGGGCCAAGGCCCTGGTCGACATTCTGCGCAATGACATCGAGGCCCGGGCCGGCAAGGATCTGGACCGTCTGGCCGCCGCCATCGACGACCAGGCCGCCTTCGCCAAGGTGACCCGCGAGATCCTGCGCGACCTTGATCTCTCCGAAGACATGGCCGACGCCACCGAGAGCGCCGACGAGGAAGACGGCGAGGACGACGCCCCCACCGAAAACTCAGACGAGGATCAGGGCGAGGGCGAAGGCGAGCAGCAGGAAGGCTCGGCCCCGCAGGAAAGCGAGGCCACCGACCGCGAAAGCGAGGCCGGCGACGAGGAGATGGTCCAGTCGGACCAGGAGGGCGAGCCCGAGGAGTCCGACGAGAGTCCCGAGATGGGCGACGGCGCCAAGCCCGCCCGGCCCGACACCAGCGCCAGCCAGGGCGGCGAGCCGCAGTACAAGATCTTCACCACGGCCCACGACGAGATCGTCGGCGCCGAGGACCTGTGCGACGCCGAGGAGCTGACGCGGCTTAGGGCCTATCTCGACCAACAGCTGTCGGCCCTGTCGAGCGTGGTCTCGCGTCTGGCCAACAAGCTGCAGCGCCGCCTGCTGGCCCAGCAGAACCGCTCGTGGACCTTCGACCTCGAGGAAGGGATGCTGGACGTCGCCCGCCTGACGCGGGTGATCATCGATCCGACCGCGCCGCTGTCGTTCAAGCAGGAAGAAGACCAGGAGTTCCGCGACACGGTCGTGACCCTCCTGATCGACAATTCCGGCTCGATGCGCGGGCGCCCGATCATGGTGGCGGCGATCTGCGCCGACATCCTGGCGCGCACCCTGGAGCGCTGCGGCGTCAAGACCGAGGTCTTGGGCTTCACCACCCGCGCCTGGAAGGGCGGCACGGGCCGCGACGAGTGGATCAAGGCCGGCAAGCCTGCGGCTCCCGGCCGCCTGAACGACCTGCGCCACATCATCTACAAGGCCGCCGACGCGCCCTGGAGACGGGCCCGCAAGAACCTTGGCCTGATGATGCGCGAGGGTCTCCTCAAGGAGAACATCGACGGCGAGGCCCTGATGTGGGCTCACCAGCGGATCATCGCCCGGCCCGAACAGCGCCGCATTCTGATGGTGATCTCCGACGGCGCGCCGGTGGACGACAGCACCCTGAGCGTCAATTCGGGCCACTATCTGGAGCGCCACTTGCGCCAGGTCATCGCCGAGATCGAGGGCAAGAGCCCCGTCGAGCTGATCGCCATCGGCATCGGCCACGACGTCACCCGCTATTACCGCCGCGCCGTCACCATCGTCGATGTCGAGCAGCTGGGCGGCGTGCTGGTCGAGCAGCTGGCCGCGCTGTTCGAGGAAGAGCCCCGGCAGATCGCCCGCGCGCGCGGCCTGCTGGCCCCGCCGCCCGTCGTCATGCCGCAGGCGTCCAAGGCGGCCGGCAAGGTCCCCGCGTGA
- a CDS encoding DUF3089 domain-containing protein: protein MKRTLTGLAAMAVLGLAGAASAQTAAPAPAPNDYGKPESWLCLPGRADACAVDQTTTIVQADGKTSVETFKAAAAPAYDCFYVYPTVSTDPGGNSDMSIDEAERRVVEQQLARFASTCRVFAPMYRQVTLAALRAVMMGQGSPGDATLAYGDVRDAWTWYLQNENKGRGVILMGHSQGARVLQGLLTNEVDGKPVQKQMIAAYIIGMNTPVVDGKYGSIPVCDKADQAGCLVTYVSFREASPPPPVSRFGRTDAEGRRAGCVSPASLLAGKASSESAPLNAYLSAKGFGAVSGAPPKPFAKDLTVSTPFVSMPGLLSARCVSEGDFTYLSVKVNADPADPRTDEISGDVVVGPVTLKDWGLHLIDVNVQMGDLVALAGRQAKSYGVK, encoded by the coding sequence ATGAAGCGGACTTTGACGGGCCTTGCGGCGATGGCGGTCCTTGGACTGGCGGGCGCGGCCAGCGCCCAGACTGCAGCGCCTGCGCCTGCGCCAAACGACTACGGCAAGCCCGAGTCGTGGCTGTGCCTGCCCGGCCGCGCCGACGCCTGCGCCGTCGACCAGACCACGACGATCGTCCAGGCGGACGGCAAGACCTCGGTCGAGACCTTCAAGGCCGCGGCCGCCCCGGCCTATGACTGCTTCTATGTCTATCCGACGGTGTCCACCGATCCGGGCGGCAACAGCGACATGTCCATCGACGAGGCCGAGCGCCGGGTGGTCGAGCAGCAGCTGGCACGCTTCGCCTCGACCTGCCGGGTGTTCGCCCCGATGTACCGCCAGGTCACCCTGGCGGCGCTGCGCGCGGTGATGATGGGTCAAGGCTCGCCGGGCGATGCGACCCTGGCCTATGGCGACGTGCGCGACGCCTGGACCTGGTACCTGCAGAACGAGAACAAGGGCCGGGGCGTCATCCTGATGGGCCACAGCCAGGGCGCGCGTGTTCTGCAGGGGCTGCTGACCAACGAGGTCGACGGCAAGCCCGTCCAGAAGCAGATGATCGCCGCCTACATCATCGGCATGAACACCCCGGTCGTCGACGGCAAGTACGGCTCGATCCCGGTCTGCGACAAGGCCGATCAGGCCGGCTGCCTGGTGACCTATGTCTCGTTCCGTGAGGCGAGCCCGCCGCCGCCCGTCAGCCGCTTTGGCCGGACCGACGCCGAGGGCCGCCGCGCCGGCTGCGTCAGTCCCGCCAGCCTGCTGGCCGGCAAGGCCTCCAGCGAGTCGGCCCCGCTGAACGCCTATCTCAGCGCCAAGGGCTTTGGCGCGGTGTCGGGCGCCCCGCCCAAGCCGTTCGCCAAGGATCTGACGGTGTCGACGCCGTTCGTGTCGATGCCCGGCCTGCTGTCGGCCAGGTGCGTTTCTGAGGGCGACTTCACCTATCTGTCGGTCAAGGTGAACGCCGATCCGGCCGATCCCCGCACCGACGAGATCAGCGGCGACGTCGTCGTGGGTCCCGTCACGCTGAAGGACTGGGGCCTGCACCTGATCGACGTGAACGTCCAGATGGGCGACCTGGTCGCCCTGGCCGGCCGTCAGGCCAAGTCCTACGGGGTGAAGTAG
- the groES gene encoding co-chaperone GroES: protein MKFRPLGDRVLVKRVEEETKTKGGIIIPDTAKEKPQEGEVVAVGPGARNDKGDVVALDVKAGDRILFGKWSGTEVKVDGQDLLIMKESDVLGVVEA from the coding sequence ATGAAGTTTCGTCCCCTGGGCGACCGCGTCCTCGTGAAGCGCGTCGAAGAAGAAACCAAGACCAAGGGCGGGATCATCATCCCCGACACCGCCAAGGAAAAGCCGCAAGAAGGCGAAGTCGTCGCCGTCGGCCCCGGCGCGCGCAACGACAAGGGCGACGTCGTCGCTCTGGACGTCAAGGCTGGCGACCGCATCCTGTTCGGCAAGTGGTCGGGCACCGAAGTGAAGGTCGACGGTCAGGACCTCCTGATCATGAAGGAAAGCGACGTCCTGGGCGTGGTCGAGGCCTAA
- the groL gene encoding chaperonin GroEL (60 kDa chaperone family; promotes refolding of misfolded polypeptides especially under stressful conditions; forms two stacked rings of heptamers to form a barrel-shaped 14mer; ends can be capped by GroES; misfolded proteins enter the barrel where they are refolded when GroES binds) has protein sequence MAAKDVYFSSDARDKMLRGVNILANAVKVTLGPKGRNVVIEKSFGAPRTTKDGVSVAKEIELADKFENLGAQMIREVASKTNDKAGDGTTTATVLAQAIVQEGLKSVAAGMNPMDLKRGIDKAVAIAIEDIKKSSKKVTTNAEIAQVGTISANGDKEVGEMIAKAMDKVGNEGVITVEEAKTAETELDVVEGMQFDRGYLSPYFITNADKMEVQLEEPLILLFEKKLSSLQPLLPVLEAVVQSGRPLVIIAEDVEGEALATLVVNKLRGGLRVAAVKAPGFGDRRKAMLEDIAILTGAQVVSEDLGIKLENVSLEMLGRAKKVSITKDDTTIVDGVGEKADIEARIAQIKRQIEDTTSDYDKEKLQERLAKLAGGVAVIRVGGSTEVEVKEKKDRVDDALNATRAAADEGIVPGGGTALLKASKALAGVTGDNDDQTAGIAIVRRALQSPIRQIAENAGVEGSIVVGKILENDSSSFGFNAQTEQYVDLVVDGVIDPAKVVRTALQNAASVAGLMITTEAAIVEAPKKGGGAPAGGGMPGGMGDMDF, from the coding sequence ATGGCCGCTAAAGACGTTTATTTCTCCTCCGACGCGCGCGACAAGATGCTGCGCGGCGTCAACATCCTCGCCAACGCGGTGAAGGTGACCCTGGGTCCCAAGGGCCGCAACGTCGTCATCGAAAAGTCGTTCGGCGCTCCGCGCACGACCAAGGACGGCGTCTCGGTCGCCAAGGAAATCGAACTGGCTGACAAGTTCGAGAACCTCGGCGCGCAGATGATCCGCGAAGTCGCCAGCAAGACCAACGACAAGGCCGGCGACGGCACCACGACCGCCACGGTCCTGGCCCAAGCCATCGTCCAAGAAGGCCTCAAGTCGGTCGCCGCCGGCATGAACCCGATGGACCTGAAGCGCGGCATCGACAAGGCCGTCGCCATCGCCATCGAGGACATCAAGAAGTCCTCGAAGAAGGTCACCACCAACGCTGAAATCGCTCAGGTCGGCACCATCTCGGCCAACGGCGACAAGGAAGTTGGCGAGATGATCGCCAAGGCCATGGACAAGGTCGGCAACGAAGGCGTCATCACCGTCGAAGAAGCCAAGACCGCCGAGACCGAACTCGACGTCGTCGAAGGCATGCAGTTCGACCGCGGCTACCTGTCGCCGTACTTCATCACCAACGCCGACAAGATGGAAGTTCAGCTGGAAGAGCCGCTGATCCTCCTGTTCGAAAAGAAGCTGTCGTCGCTGCAGCCGCTGCTGCCGGTGCTGGAAGCCGTCGTCCAGTCGGGCCGCCCGCTGGTCATCATCGCTGAAGACGTCGAAGGCGAGGCCCTGGCCACGCTGGTCGTCAACAAGCTGCGTGGCGGCCTGCGCGTCGCCGCCGTCAAGGCTCCGGGCTTCGGCGACCGCCGCAAGGCCATGCTGGAAGACATCGCCATCCTGACCGGCGCTCAAGTCGTCAGCGAAGACCTCGGCATCAAGCTCGAGAACGTCTCGCTGGAAATGCTGGGCCGCGCCAAGAAGGTCTCGATCACCAAGGACGACACCACGATCGTGGACGGCGTTGGTGAGAAGGCCGACATCGAGGCCCGTATCGCCCAGATCAAGCGCCAGATCGAAGACACCACGTCGGACTACGACAAGGAAAAGCTGCAAGAGCGTCTGGCCAAGCTGGCCGGCGGCGTTGCGGTCATCCGCGTCGGCGGCTCGACCGAAGTCGAAGTGAAGGAAAAGAAGGACCGCGTTGACGACGCCCTGAACGCGACCCGCGCGGCCGCCGACGAAGGCATCGTCCCGGGCGGCGGCACGGCCCTGCTGAAGGCCTCCAAGGCCCTGGCCGGCGTCACCGGCGACAACGATGACCAGACCGCTGGCATCGCCATCGTCCGCCGCGCCCTGCAGTCCCCGATCCGCCAGATCGCCGAAAACGCCGGCGTCGAAGGCTCGATCGTGGTCGGCAAGATCCTGGAAAACGACAGCAGCTCGTTCGGCTTCAACGCCCAGACCGAGCAGTATGTCGACCTGGTCGTCGACGGCGTCATCGACCCGGCCAAGGTTGTCCGCACGGCTCTGCAGAACGCCGCCTCGGTGGCCGGTCTGATGATCACCACCGAAGCCGCGATCGTCGAAGCCCCCAAGAAGGGCGGCGGCGCCCCGGCCGGCGGCGGCATGCCGGGCGGCATGGGCGACATGGACTTCTAA
- a CDS encoding esterase-like activity of phytase family protein has translation MIGLRTALVLGVVAGLGGMATQCAPRRPPVAVAPPAPVKVGPEITVTATPVPLDATNPAKTTLDGGFTYAGGLVLTSATTTRLHALSDLAVGAEGQLMALTDDGDLFEAKIQLDANGRLAGVTDGKLRPLRGLDGQPLQGKQQADAEGLAVLPNGDRLVSFERDHRIWLYPVTPDGGWGTPRPAPKPATVLPDNEGLEAIAAYPSAGPDAYIVGGEEGEVWLCRLSADCKSLPPQSGPDFTWGLSGFAPFAGPAVATLHRGFDPVRGWRAIVRFVADPTVPVARQRVSATLRLEGSTTRDNVEGVALTRSPSGGTRLYLISDDNATESQRTLLLAFDWVPPPPPPAPPPKPVKKKPVRKP, from the coding sequence GTGATCGGTCTGCGCACGGCCCTGGTGCTGGGCGTGGTGGCGGGCCTGGGCGGCATGGCCACCCAGTGCGCGCCCCGCCGACCGCCGGTCGCTGTCGCGCCGCCCGCGCCGGTCAAGGTCGGTCCCGAGATCACCGTCACGGCCACGCCGGTCCCGCTGGACGCCACGAACCCGGCCAAGACCACCCTGGACGGCGGCTTCACCTATGCCGGCGGGCTGGTGCTGACCAGCGCCACCACGACGCGGCTGCACGCCCTGTCGGACCTGGCGGTCGGCGCCGAGGGCCAGCTGATGGCCCTGACCGACGACGGCGACCTGTTCGAGGCGAAGATCCAGCTGGACGCCAACGGCCGCCTGGCCGGGGTCACCGACGGCAAGCTGCGCCCGCTGCGCGGCCTGGACGGCCAACCGCTGCAGGGCAAGCAGCAGGCCGACGCCGAGGGCCTGGCCGTGCTGCCGAACGGCGACCGCCTGGTCAGCTTTGAGCGCGACCACCGCATCTGGCTCTATCCCGTCACGCCGGACGGCGGCTGGGGAACGCCCCGCCCCGCCCCCAAGCCCGCGACCGTCCTGCCCGACAACGAGGGCCTGGAGGCGATCGCCGCCTATCCGTCCGCCGGTCCCGACGCCTATATCGTCGGCGGCGAGGAGGGCGAGGTCTGGCTTTGCCGGCTCTCGGCGGACTGCAAGAGCTTGCCGCCGCAATCGGGCCCCGACTTCACCTGGGGCCTGTCGGGCTTTGCGCCCTTCGCCGGCCCTGCGGTGGCGACCCTGCATCGGGGCTTTGACCCGGTGCGCGGCTGGCGCGCCATCGTCCGCTTCGTGGCCGACCCCACCGTGCCCGTCGCCCGCCAACGGGTCTCGGCCACCCTGCGGCTGGAAGGCTCGACCACCCGCGACAATGTCGAGGGCGTGGCCCTGACCCGCTCGCCCTCGGGCGGCACGCGCCTTTATCTGATCTCCGACGACAACGCGACCGAGAGCCAGCGCACCCTGCTGCTGGCCTTCGACTGGGTCCCGCCGCCCCCACCGCCCGCGCCGCCGCCCAAGCCCGTCAAGAAGAAGCCCGTCCGCAAGCCCTGA
- a CDS encoding DUF4345 family protein: MSSYVLSLLLAVIACVIGGTLGGMILARPATLLEAAGLSNDDTPKPSLLAEGRALGGVLIAAHGVAALYLGYQPRIGAAMALALALAWLGAAVGRAVSAVLDGEAGRYNRGAMLFNALIGVTLTLPWFQIGKVVLRGPLGLA, from the coding sequence ATGTCGAGCTACGTCCTGTCGCTGCTTCTGGCCGTGATCGCCTGCGTCATCGGCGGCACGCTGGGCGGCATGATCCTGGCGCGACCGGCCACGCTGCTGGAGGCGGCGGGTCTGTCCAACGACGACACCCCCAAGCCGTCGCTGCTGGCCGAGGGGCGCGCTCTGGGCGGGGTGCTGATCGCCGCGCACGGCGTTGCGGCGCTCTATCTTGGCTATCAGCCCCGGATCGGCGCGGCCATGGCGCTGGCGCTGGCGCTCGCCTGGCTGGGCGCGGCGGTCGGGCGCGCGGTGTCGGCGGTGCTGGACGGCGAGGCTGGGCGCTATAATCGCGGGGCGATGCTGTTCAACGCCCTGATCGGCGTGACCCTGACGCTGCCCTGGTTCCAGATCGGCAAGGTCGTGCTGCGCGGGCCGCTGGGCCTGGCCTAG
- a CDS encoding GyrI-like domain-containing protein yields MTHSAHPPPALTGEPRIEQSPPLRLVGLARDYALDDPGMLAALPRQWAEFAPRMLGLAHQGTLVAFGVALPTNDPSRLRYMAAVPASPGPQPEDLEVLDLPAGSYLVHPHLGHVSTLYRTVEGACAGLEAPAGKPGFLEYYGPGFDPETGLGDLEVWTPLEDQR; encoded by the coding sequence ATGACCCACTCCGCCCATCCGCCCCCCGCACTCACGGGCGAGCCTCGCATCGAGCAAAGTCCGCCCCTGCGGCTGGTCGGGCTGGCGCGCGACTACGCCCTTGACGATCCGGGCATGCTGGCCGCCTTGCCCCGGCAGTGGGCGGAGTTTGCGCCGCGCATGCTGGGCCTCGCTCACCAAGGAACCTTGGTCGCGTTCGGCGTCGCCCTGCCGACCAACGATCCTAGCCGCCTTCGCTACATGGCGGCCGTGCCGGCCAGTCCAGGCCCGCAACCCGAAGATCTTGAGGTGCTGGACCTGCCGGCCGGCTCCTACCTGGTCCATCCGCACCTGGGGCACGTCTCGACCCTGTATCGCACCGTAGAAGGCGCTTGCGCCGGGCTCGAAGCCCCCGCGGGCAAGCCCGGCTTCCTAGAATACTACGGGCCCGGCTTTGATCCCGAGACGGGTCTTGGGGATCTGGAGGTCTGGACGCCGCTGGAAGACCAGCGTTAA
- a CDS encoding DUF1328 family protein: MLKWAIILAIVALIAGALGFSGVAGAAAGVAKILFFLFLVGFVLVLLLGGTLFKAATGPK; this comes from the coding sequence ATGCTCAAATGGGCCATCATCCTCGCCATTGTCGCCCTGATCGCCGGCGCTCTGGGCTTCAGCGGCGTGGCCGGCGCGGCGGCCGGCGTCGCCAAGATCCTGTTCTTCCTGTTCCTGGTCGGCTTCGTGCTGGTGCTGCTGCTCGGCGGCACGCTGTTCAAGGCCGCGACAGGACCGAAGTGA
- a CDS encoding methylated-DNA--[protein]-cysteine S-methyltransferase, with translation MPRPARLFLDRAASPLGELLIVTDETGLLRAVDFHDFEPRLRRLARRHYGELAVEPGPAPPAIKAAFARYFAGDLAALASLAWATNGTPFQQAVWRALGAIPTGQTITYSELARRADRPAAIRAAGAANGANPLSLVVPCHRVIGTHGALTGYAGGIERKRWLLTHEGAL, from the coding sequence ATGCCCCGCCCCGCCCGTCTCTTTCTCGACCGCGCCGCCTCGCCGCTCGGCGAGTTGCTGATCGTCACCGACGAGACCGGCCTGCTGCGCGCCGTCGACTTCCACGACTTCGAGCCTCGCCTGCGACGGCTGGCGCGGCGGCACTATGGTGAGCTTGCGGTGGAGCCGGGCCCGGCGCCTCCGGCGATCAAAGCCGCCTTCGCCCGCTATTTCGCCGGAGATCTCGCCGCGCTCGCATCCCTGGCCTGGGCCACCAACGGCACGCCGTTCCAGCAGGCGGTGTGGCGCGCGCTGGGCGCCATCCCAACCGGCCAGACCATCACCTATTCAGAGTTGGCCCGCCGTGCGGACCGTCCCGCCGCCATCCGCGCGGCCGGCGCGGCCAACGGCGCCAATCCGCTGAGCCTGGTCGTCCCCTGCCACCGGGTGATCGGGACCCATGGCGCCCTCACCGGCTATGCCGGCGGCATCGAGCGCAAGCGCTGGCTGTTGACCCACGAAGGGGCGCTTTAG